The genomic window GAAGCGCTGCGCCGCCAGGTCGCCGCCTTCGCGCGCGAGATCGAGGAACAGGCCGAGGATGCCGGCCTGGACGCGATGCCCTACCTGCAGTCGCTGGCCGGGCAGGAGAGCGCCGACCCGGCGGAATTCGTGTTCGACCGCATCCGCCAGCGCCTGGCGCATGCGATCGAGCGGGCGCAGGAGGAGCGCCATGCCGCGCTGACCCGCGAGAGCATCAACCTGGCTGAGTATCCCGATTCCTTCGAGATGGCGCGCCGCCTGCCGCGCAAGTTCATCGCCGTGCTTGGCCCGACCAACTCGGGCAAGACCCACAAGGCAATGGAGGCGCTGATCCATGCCAAGAGCGGCGTCTACCTGGCGCCGCTGCGCCTGCTAGCGCTGGAAAACTATGAACGCATGCAAGCGGCCCGGCCGCACGGCAAGGCGCTGAAGGTCAGCCTGATCACCGGCGAGGAACGCCGCATCGAGGAAGGCGCGACCCATGTCGCCAGCACGGTCGAGATGCTGGACAGCCGCACCAGGGTCGAGGTCGCCGTGATTGACGAGATCCAGATGCTGGCCGACCGCGACCGTGGCGCGGCCTGGACCGCCGCCGTCTGCGGCGCACCCGCCACCACGGTCTATCTGGTGGGCGCGCCGGAAGCGCGCAAGGCGATCGAAGCGCTGGCTGAACGACTCGAATGTCCGCTCGAAATCCACATGCTCAAGCGCAAGGCGCCGCTGACGATGGAAGGGCAGGCCGTCAGGAAGCTGCGTAACTTCCGCCGCGGCGACGCCGTGATCGCGTTTTCCCGGCGCGAGGTGCTGATGTGGCGCGACATGATCGCCGAGACCGGCATGTCGGTCTCCACCGTCTACGGCAACCTGTCGCCCGAAGTGCGGCGTGCGCAGGCCCAGCGCTTTCGCGATGGCGAGGCCGACATCGTGGTGGCGACCGATGCGCTGGCGATGGGCCTGAACATGCCGATCTCGCGGGTGGTGATGACCACCGCCGTCAAGTTCAACGGCGTCGAGGAGGAAGAAATCTCCGCGGCGCTGGCGCGCCAGATCGCCGGCCGCGCCGGGCGTTACGGCGTGCACGAGGAAGGCTTCGTGGCGGGCTACGACGAGGATACGCACGACGTGATCCGCGCACTGCTGAAGGAAAAGCTGGCGCCGGTGCCGGCCACCAACTTCTCGGTCGCGCCGACGCTGGAGCATCTGCACCGGATTTCTTCCGTGACCGGCGAGCAGTCGCTGGTGCGGCTGTTGAAGCGCTTCGTGCATAACATCGATGTGCCGGACGGCTTCTTCTTTCCGCGCATCACCGAGGAGCAGTCGGAACGGGCGCTGTGGCTCGACACGCTGCCATTGACCATCGCCGAGAAGTTCACCCTGTCCCTGGTGCCCATCGCCAGCCGCGTGCCCACGCTGCAACTGGCCTGGGAAGGCTGGGCCAGGGCCCTGGCGAAGAAGCGGGTGATGAAGCTCGAGGTCGACCCGCGCGAGCTCGGCCGACTGAACTTGCAGGAAGTGGAGGACCAGTGCCGGCTGTATTCCGCCTATGCCTGGCTGGGCTACCGCATGCCCGAGTATTTCCCCAGCATCGAGGAAGCGCAGTCGCTGGCGCGCACTGCGTCCGAGCGGGTCGATGCGATGCTGCAGGCGCAGAACGCGGCGTTGCGGCGGCGGCAGGGAAAGCGGCGTGGCGGTTGAGGGCTGGGTAGTGTTTCGCGGACTATCGAGATTGGTGATGCGGGGCGTGGTGGGACAGCGGAGAGACGCCGGTGGCCATCACGTTACGTCGTATTACCCAGCAGTGCTGCGAATGCATTAACCGTTTAAGATGCGAGCGCGCCGTCGCGCCTGTCTGCAGGCCGGCATGGGCGTCAACATCAACATCAACATGGAGAGATACGATGATTTTCGAGCGGGCAGAGATCAGGGTGAAGGCAGGCGAGGAAGCCAGCTTCGTGGCGGCGGTGCAGGCAGCGGCACCCTTGTTCCAGCGGGCCAAGGGTTGCGTTTCAATGCAACTGGAACAGTCGGTAGAGTATCCGGACAGGTATACGCTGGTGGTCGGCTGGCAGACCGTCGAGGACCATACCGTTGACTTTCGCAACAGTGCCGACTTCCAGGAATGGCGACGCCTCGCCGGCCCCTACTTTGCCGAGCCGCCCCAGGTGCAGCATCTGAACACGGTATTGCAGGCATTCTGAGCCGGCTGCCACGAGCAGGCAGCGGGCGTGCCGCGTTTTGAATGGCGGTGCGCAGTGGACTTGTCCTGCCCCTGTTCCCCGCTCGCTGAATTGCCCATGGCGGCAAATCTTGTCAGCCATATGAGGCAATTCATCGGCATGCAAGGCCTTTACATGGGAAGGCGATCGGCTGCTGGCGGACTCGCCTGACGCTATTCCCTTACCGTGCTACGCGGCCGGCTTGCGCAACTGCTGCTTTAACATCGCCAACATGGCCGCCGCGGCCGGCGACAGCGAGCCCTCGCGGCGCAGCACCAGGCCGATGGAGCGGCGTATCACCGGCTCCACCAGCGGACGGCGCACGATGCCGGGGTCGCCGATCACGTCGGCCGCCAGCGCCGGCAGTGCCGCCACGCCGAGTTCCTCGATCACCATGGCACCAATGGTGGCGAGATGGTCCACTTCATAAGCGGGATGGAATCCGAAGCCATGTTGCAGCGCGGCCGCTTCGACATACTGGCGTACGCTGGTATGGCGCGACATCGTGATATGCGGAAAGGGCAGGGTGTCGGCAAAGCGCACCTTGCCGCGACCCTTGGCCAGCGGGTGGCCGGGTGCGGCCAGCAGCACGAAGTTGTCAGTCGTCAGCGGCACATAGTCGAGGTCGGTATAGGCGGGATTGGCCGCCGTCAGCGCAAAGTCCACCCGGCCCTCGCGCACCAGCTCGAAGGCCGGCTCGGACAGGGTGTCGACCACTGACAGCCTGATGTCCGGATGTCTGGCGCTGAAGCTGCGAAAGAGCTTGGGAATGATGCGCGCCGCCAAAGACGGCATGGCCGCAATTGCCACCCGGCCGCGCCGCACCGCCGCCACATCGCGGACCGCGACCACCGCGCGCTCGATGTCCGACAGCAGCTGCTCGGCCTGCGCGGCGAGCACCTCCCCGGCCGCCGTCAGGGCAACGGCGCGGGTGGTGCGGTCGAACAGGCGCGTGCCAACAGCTTGTTCCAGCCGGCTGATCAGTGTCGACAGGGCCGACTGCGACAGGTGCATTTCCTGCGCCGCCTGGCTGAAGCTGAGCGTCTGGGCCACGGCAAGGAAGGCGCGGATGTCGCGGGCCGAAAGATTTATCTCCATAATCGATAAGTTTATAGAAAATATGCGATTCACAGAAATAAGTCTCGGCGGCAGACTGCAGTTTTTCTTGCTCCGTCCAGGCCCATGAACACCGATCACGCTCCTACTACTTCCATTTCCTCCTCCCAGGTTGCCAGCCTGCCCAAACCGTCGCGCGCCTGCGCGCTCGTCGCCGGCGGCGGCACCATGGGCGCCGACGTCGCGCTGGTGCTGGCCCGCGCCGGCTGCCGCACCATCGTGCTCGAACCGGGAGAAGGGCGACGTGCGGCGCTGGACGACTATTTCACCAGCGGCCTGCGTGGCTTGGAAGCCGAAGACATGCGCGGCTGCCTCAGCGCCTGCGCATCGCTGGACGAGGTGGACTGGCAGGCGGTTGACCTCGTGATTGAATGCATACCGGAGAGGCTGGCGCCCAAGCAGGCTTTGTTTGCCGAATTGGAAAAGCGCGCCAGGCCCGACACCTTGTTCTGCAGCAACAGCTCCAGCTTCCCGATTTCAGCCATCGCCGAAGGACTGGCATCGGCGCAGCGCATGCTGGGCCTGCATTTCTTCATGCCGGCCCACCTGGTGCCGCTGGTCGAAGTAGTGCTGGGCGAGCGCTCCTCCGCCGCGCTTGGCGAAGCGCTGTCTGCCTTCATGCGGGCCTGCGGCATGGTGCCGGTCCTGGTGCGCAAGGACTTGCCGGGCTTCCTCGCCAACCGCCTGCAGCATGCGCTGGCGCGCGAGGCATTCGCCATGATCGATGCCGGCATCGCCACGCCGGAGGATGTGGATGCCGCGGTGCGCTTCGGCTTTGGCTTCCGTTTCCTGGCCGCCGGGCCGGTGCTGCAGCGCGACCATGCCGGCATCGACGTGCATTGCCCAGCCGCGGCCACGATGTATCCGTCGCTGGCCGCCAACACCGTGCCGGCCAAGGCCC from Noviherbaspirillum sp. L7-7A includes these protein-coding regions:
- a CDS encoding 3-hydroxyacyl-CoA dehydrogenase NAD-binding domain-containing protein, with translation MNTDHAPTTSISSSQVASLPKPSRACALVAGGGTMGADVALVLARAGCRTIVLEPGEGRRAALDDYFTSGLRGLEAEDMRGCLSACASLDEVDWQAVDLVIECIPERLAPKQALFAELEKRARPDTLFCSNSSSFPISAIAEGLASAQRMLGLHFFMPAHLVPLVEVVLGERSSAALGEALSAFMRACGMVPVLVRKDLPGFLANRLQHALAREAFAMIDAGIATPEDVDAAVRFGFGFRFLAAGPVLQRDHAGIDVHCPAAATMYPSLAANTVPAKALSDRLASGRFGMKTGEGFFKWTPESIAAERKRYDDLLKAGLRLLAPELPKIEK
- a CDS encoding LysR family transcriptional regulator: MEINLSARDIRAFLAVAQTLSFSQAAQEMHLSQSALSTLISRLEQAVGTRLFDRTTRAVALTAAGEVLAAQAEQLLSDIERAVVAVRDVAAVRRGRVAIAAMPSLAARIIPKLFRSFSARHPDIRLSVVDTLSEPAFELVREGRVDFALTAANPAYTDLDYVPLTTDNFVLLAAPGHPLAKGRGKVRFADTLPFPHITMSRHTSVRQYVEAAALQHGFGFHPAYEVDHLATIGAMVIEELGVAALPALAADVIGDPGIVRRPLVEPVIRRSIGLVLRREGSLSPAAAAMLAMLKQQLRKPAA
- a CDS encoding helicase-related protein; the protein is MTEPDIPLSTAGEHEDAPDAASAQQYVSAAGARLVKLEGRVFVRFTGEVEAGLLRIPYDLVPAYGVLAKPTKWRRMDDDAQLALVRERVTPEAIEALRRQVAAFAREIEEQAEDAGLDAMPYLQSLAGQESADPAEFVFDRIRQRLAHAIERAQEERHAALTRESINLAEYPDSFEMARRLPRKFIAVLGPTNSGKTHKAMEALIHAKSGVYLAPLRLLALENYERMQAARPHGKALKVSLITGEERRIEEGATHVASTVEMLDSRTRVEVAVIDEIQMLADRDRGAAWTAAVCGAPATTVYLVGAPEARKAIEALAERLECPLEIHMLKRKAPLTMEGQAVRKLRNFRRGDAVIAFSRREVLMWRDMIAETGMSVSTVYGNLSPEVRRAQAQRFRDGEADIVVATDALAMGLNMPISRVVMTTAVKFNGVEEEEISAALARQIAGRAGRYGVHEEGFVAGYDEDTHDVIRALLKEKLAPVPATNFSVAPTLEHLHRISSVTGEQSLVRLLKRFVHNIDVPDGFFFPRITEEQSERALWLDTLPLTIAEKFTLSLVPIASRVPTLQLAWEGWARALAKKRVMKLEVDPRELGRLNLQEVEDQCRLYSAYAWLGYRMPEYFPSIEEAQSLARTASERVDAMLQAQNAALRRRQGKRRGG
- a CDS encoding antibiotic biosynthesis monooxygenase family protein; its protein translation is MIFERAEIRVKAGEEASFVAAVQAAAPLFQRAKGCVSMQLEQSVEYPDRYTLVVGWQTVEDHTVDFRNSADFQEWRRLAGPYFAEPPQVQHLNTVLQAF